A genomic region of Exiguobacterium oxidotolerans JCM 12280 contains the following coding sequences:
- a CDS encoding YciI family protein codes for MYFLFIGYYDAEKMDQSSQEELDAVMERCNRPLEQFFKQTRVVQEWHPGADTKRASLSGGQIERQDGPDRHNSEQIGSLIIFEADDLEQAVELALLHPTTQIAEAEQYGWRMEVRPLLDVTPAS; via the coding sequence ATGTACTTTCTATTCATCGGCTACTACGATGCAGAAAAGATGGATCAGTCTTCGCAAGAAGAACTCGATGCCGTCATGGAACGCTGTAATCGACCGTTGGAACAGTTTTTTAAACAGACGCGTGTCGTGCAGGAGTGGCATCCGGGGGCGGACACGAAACGGGCCAGTTTATCAGGTGGTCAGATTGAGCGGCAGGATGGACCGGATCGGCATAATTCGGAACAGATTGGCAGCCTGATCATTTTTGAAGCGGATGATTTGGAACAAGCCGTCGAATTGGCGCTGCTCCACCCGACGACTCAGATTGCGGAAGCGGAACAGTACGGCTGGCGGATGGAAGTCCGACCGCTGCTGGATGTCACGCCTGCGTCATGA
- a CDS encoding NADPH-dependent FMN reductase yields MAHLNIGIILGSTREGRLSPQVGNWVKQLSDRRGDANYTIIDIAEYKLPLLGEKDGDATGAAAWSEAIAAQDGFIFITQEYNHSISASLKNALDYLRIEWHNKAAGIVSYGSVGGARAAEHLRGILGELMIADVRVHPALSLFTDFENGAVLKAASVQETSVNQMLDQVIPWATALKTIR; encoded by the coding sequence ATGGCACACTTAAACATCGGCATCATCTTAGGCTCAACACGGGAAGGACGTTTAAGTCCGCAGGTAGGCAACTGGGTCAAACAACTGTCCGACCGACGCGGCGACGCCAACTATACGATCATTGACATCGCGGAGTACAAATTGCCGCTACTTGGTGAAAAGGACGGCGACGCAACAGGAGCAGCCGCTTGGTCCGAGGCAATTGCGGCGCAGGATGGGTTTATCTTCATCACCCAGGAGTACAACCACTCAATCTCTGCCTCGTTAAAAAATGCCCTTGATTACCTCCGGATCGAGTGGCACAACAAAGCGGCAGGCATCGTCTCCTACGGTTCAGTCGGCGGTGCGCGGGCGGCAGAACATTTACGCGGCATCTTAGGTGAATTGATGATTGCCGATGTCCGCGTCCACCCCGCTTTGTCGTTGTTCACGGATTTTGAAAATGGAGCTGTGTTAAAGGCAGCCTCCGTCCAGGAAACTTCCGTGAACCAGATGCTTGACCAGGTCATCCCGTGGGCGACGGCCTTAAAAACGATTCGCTGA
- a CDS encoding LysR family transcriptional regulator: MKTEWLEAFQMTAETKSLTKASELLHLTQPALSKQIKSLEHYLGTTVFHRSATGVALTPAGEIVYAQALQILSQLSDMQRQIDQLQGQVTFTLGSWPSVAMSYLPQHLALHPSANGPELKIKTAHTYVELMAGLEQHHYDGVLLDDRQIDHPYPSTHLYTEQFLLYFHREDERFTGCDDVRFDQIEAASFLSLPTDCDSTNILKAAFQERGATYTAASEMEFGSSVLGFIRAKLGIAILPEIFQDGLPPEIRTLPITGFDVKRELSLVTRDATHHKTLLGLIGHN; the protein is encoded by the coding sequence ATGAAAACAGAATGGTTAGAAGCGTTTCAGATGACGGCTGAGACAAAAAGTTTGACGAAGGCGAGTGAACTGTTACATTTGACACAACCGGCACTCAGTAAACAGATTAAAAGTCTAGAACACTATCTCGGCACTACTGTCTTCCACCGCTCGGCGACGGGTGTTGCTTTGACCCCGGCCGGTGAAATCGTCTATGCGCAAGCCTTACAGATTTTGTCGCAACTGAGCGACATGCAGCGGCAAATCGACCAATTGCAGGGGCAGGTTACGTTCACACTCGGGTCATGGCCGAGTGTCGCGATGTCCTACTTGCCACAACACTTAGCGCTCCATCCGTCGGCAAATGGTCCGGAACTTAAAATCAAGACGGCCCATACGTACGTCGAGTTGATGGCAGGACTCGAGCAACACCATTACGACGGCGTCCTGCTCGACGACCGACAAATCGATCATCCGTATCCGTCGACGCATCTCTATACGGAACAATTTTTACTCTATTTCCACCGTGAAGATGAACGGTTTACGGGATGCGACGACGTCCGGTTCGACCAAATCGAGGCCGCTTCGTTTCTGTCGTTACCGACCGACTGCGACTCGACGAACATCTTAAAGGCGGCGTTCCAGGAGCGCGGTGCCACTTATACGGCTGCTTCCGAAATGGAGTTCGGGTCAAGCGTGCTCGGCTTCATCCGCGCTAAGCTCGGGATTGCCATCTTACCGGAGATTTTCCAGGACGGACTTCCCCCGGAAATCCGGACATTGCCGATTACAGGGTTCGATGTCAAACGCGAATTGTCGCTCGTGACGCGTGACGCGACACATCACAAGACCTTACTCGGTTTGATTGGTCATAACTAA
- a CDS encoding methyl-accepting chemotaxis protein — MTEARTHSIRTRLLLIVSSILIFFFLFSSAALYYNTNQTAVSTLKKTAEQDALRIAKTFDTAAYAEFLNNPTASENYETLRESLDTLRQQNGLLYAYTATVDQNKVNLLIDGLPKAEAAAINDPATGAVAKDMKNVLNGETHTTDVIDDPEYGQYVSVYVPLKDASNTIIGILGVDIAAKDVDALTTALLKQNLPLFIGLLLVLLAMILAALYYILGRKLKPLETLQAVSENIAAGQLQQADTQLTQLEITSRDEIYSLAHSIKQMNDMLRTMITDISQTSLLVHKTSQSIDDSTTEVLDGSTQIAQTMTEIATGTESQTHVTLSLTDEMDAFSKLIGATSTEGEQVQMTMAEMRDVTHAGRSQMKRSVGRMETIHQQVHASTNQIQQLKQQSTEVQALVTIIRDIAAQTNLLALNAAIEAARAGEQGKGFAVVASEVKKLSNHVASSVNEIAAIVQSVQENTQQMESSFALTLQETVSGQTDIKETDASFRHLAEHVTSVASSMAQMTNQMTQVTRSEQTIRSALHEIATVAEGHTANNEEVAAASEQMIATITGLHTLVATLNTTSRHLEDQTNKFSL, encoded by the coding sequence ATGACTGAAGCAAGAACCCATTCCATTCGCACACGTTTGTTACTGATCGTCAGCTCCATCCTCATCTTCTTTTTCCTCTTTAGTAGTGCCGCCCTCTATTACAACACGAACCAAACAGCGGTTTCGACGCTCAAGAAAACAGCGGAACAAGACGCACTCCGGATCGCTAAAACATTCGATACGGCGGCCTACGCTGAATTTTTAAACAATCCAACCGCTTCCGAGAATTATGAAACGCTTCGTGAATCACTTGATACGTTACGGCAGCAAAACGGTTTACTTTACGCCTACACGGCAACGGTCGACCAAAACAAAGTCAACCTGTTGATTGACGGTCTGCCGAAAGCAGAAGCGGCAGCCATCAACGATCCGGCGACCGGTGCCGTCGCAAAGGACATGAAAAACGTCCTGAATGGTGAGACCCATACGACGGATGTGATTGATGATCCGGAATACGGACAATACGTCAGCGTCTATGTACCGCTAAAAGATGCCTCGAACACGATCATCGGCATATTAGGTGTCGACATCGCAGCAAAAGACGTCGATGCGTTGACGACCGCGTTACTAAAACAAAACTTACCGCTCTTCATCGGTCTGTTACTCGTTTTACTCGCAATGATCTTAGCTGCCTTGTACTACATTCTCGGACGGAAGCTGAAACCGCTCGAGACGCTCCAAGCTGTCTCGGAAAACATCGCGGCTGGGCAACTCCAGCAGGCGGATACACAACTGACGCAGCTCGAAATCACATCGCGGGATGAGATTTATTCGCTCGCCCACTCGATTAAACAGATGAACGACATGTTACGGACGATGATCACTGACATCTCGCAAACGTCACTTCTCGTCCACAAGACGAGTCAATCAATTGACGACAGTACAACGGAAGTCCTCGACGGTTCAACACAAATCGCACAGACGATGACGGAAATCGCGACCGGGACCGAAAGTCAGACCCACGTCACGTTATCATTGACAGATGAAATGGACGCGTTCTCGAAATTAATCGGGGCGACTTCGACGGAAGGTGAACAGGTCCAGATGACGATGGCGGAGATGCGTGACGTCACGCACGCAGGACGTTCCCAAATGAAACGGTCGGTCGGACGGATGGAGACGATCCATCAGCAAGTTCACGCTTCAACGAATCAAATCCAGCAACTGAAACAACAATCGACGGAAGTCCAAGCGCTCGTCACCATCATCCGTGACATTGCGGCGCAGACGAATCTGCTTGCACTGAACGCCGCGATTGAGGCAGCACGTGCCGGAGAACAAGGAAAAGGTTTTGCTGTCGTCGCGTCCGAAGTCAAAAAACTGTCGAATCATGTCGCAAGCAGTGTTAACGAAATCGCGGCGATCGTCCAAAGCGTTCAGGAAAACACGCAGCAGATGGAAAGCAGTTTTGCTTTGACGCTGCAAGAAACAGTGTCCGGACAAACGGATATTAAAGAGACGGATGCTTCGTTCCGCCACCTCGCTGAACATGTCACAAGCGTCGCCTCGTCGATGGCACAAATGACCAATCAGATGACACAAGTCACCCGGTCGGAACAAACCATCCGCAGTGCCTTGCACGAAATCGCGACGGTCGCGGAGGGTCATACGGCAAACAATGAGGAAGTCGCAGCCGCTTCCGAACAAATGATTGCGACGATTACTGGCCTGCATACGCTTGTCGCGACCCTCAACACAACTTCCCGTCACCTGGAAGATCAAACGAACAAATTCTCGTTATAA
- a CDS encoding globin-coupled sensor protein: protein MKWLSKKPTANHFEAEREQEANHVQLELGVDLAKQLRLIDLTVEDLQNVRVIRDDVKDWMPQMVDAFYAELVRVPELKQLIEQHSTLERLKGTLATHILQMFEGKITDAYIEVRQRIAHRHVQIGLQNKWYIAAFQNVLNVFNDQVKQCAWPELEKMKILHSVGKLFNLEQQIVLTMYEATVDEERQGVLETKQRVGAAVQKSTEELAAMSEESSASFQEMERHANNVSMTTEQISSQLAEAVKEAEDGVKLVEAETKRFEDVVSDMKATTEQVAQLAFLSQEIERIAAMVTAISDQTNLLSLNASIEAARAGEMGRGFTVVAQEIRKLAEESKRSAAEASDIAQEITSKMMTVSGQMEGTEQSVTQTTNEMARVVSAFTMISNQTIHVSKQLVDLSNDTQDVAGTIEGMRTVAESIAETADDLQDVATTL, encoded by the coding sequence ATGAAATGGTTGTCTAAGAAACCAACAGCAAATCACTTCGAAGCAGAGCGAGAACAAGAAGCAAACCACGTTCAGCTTGAGCTCGGAGTCGATTTAGCGAAACAACTCCGACTGATTGATTTAACGGTCGAGGATTTACAAAACGTCCGGGTCATCCGTGATGACGTCAAAGACTGGATGCCACAGATGGTCGATGCCTTTTATGCAGAACTCGTCCGTGTGCCGGAACTGAAACAACTGATTGAACAGCATTCAACACTCGAGCGGTTAAAAGGGACGCTCGCGACCCACATCCTGCAAATGTTCGAGGGGAAAATTACAGATGCCTATATCGAAGTCCGGCAACGGATTGCGCACCGTCATGTTCAGATCGGCTTACAAAACAAATGGTACATCGCGGCTTTCCAAAACGTCCTGAATGTATTCAACGACCAGGTTAAGCAATGTGCATGGCCGGAACTTGAAAAGATGAAAATCTTACATTCTGTCGGAAAGTTATTCAATCTGGAGCAACAAATCGTTTTGACGATGTATGAAGCGACTGTCGACGAGGAACGTCAAGGTGTGCTGGAGACGAAACAACGTGTCGGTGCCGCCGTCCAAAAATCAACCGAAGAACTGGCGGCGATGAGTGAAGAGTCGTCAGCAAGTTTCCAAGAGATGGAGCGGCACGCGAACAACGTCTCGATGACGACGGAACAAATCTCAAGCCAGTTGGCAGAGGCCGTCAAAGAAGCGGAAGACGGCGTCAAATTGGTCGAAGCGGAAACGAAACGGTTCGAAGACGTCGTCAGCGACATGAAAGCGACAACGGAACAGGTCGCCCAGCTTGCGTTCCTGTCGCAAGAAATCGAGCGGATCGCCGCGATGGTAACGGCAATTTCCGATCAGACGAATTTATTAAGTCTGAATGCTTCAATCGAAGCGGCACGCGCCGGCGAGATGGGACGCGGCTTTACCGTCGTCGCCCAAGAAATCCGCAAATTAGCAGAAGAAAGTAAACGATCGGCAGCGGAAGCGTCCGATATCGCGCAAGAAATCACGTCGAAGATGATGACGGTTTCGGGTCAGATGGAGGGGACGGAACAATCAGTCACGCAGACGACGAATGAAATGGCGCGTGTCGTCTCGGCCTTCACGATGATTTCGAATCAGACGATTCATGTCTCAAAACAACTCGTCGATTTGTCGAACGACACCCAAGATGTCGCCGGGACAATCGAAGGAATGCGGACCGTCGCAGAATCGATTGCCGAGACAGCAGATGACCTCCAGGACGTCGCGACGACGTTATGA
- a CDS encoding OsmC family protein, producing the protein MYTEGQAGSHTIRIDEPESMGGGDQGANPLATLLVALVGCENAVANFVAKEIEFDLQGIDFEVEGSIDPRGMMGDPSVRTQFKRVTVNAKVTTSETEERVQELQKIVDARCPISTTLVAADVTLVANWTKA; encoded by the coding sequence ATGTACACGGAAGGTCAGGCAGGGAGTCATACGATCCGGATTGATGAACCGGAAAGCATGGGCGGTGGGGATCAAGGTGCGAACCCGCTCGCGACATTACTCGTCGCGCTTGTCGGTTGTGAAAATGCGGTCGCGAACTTCGTCGCGAAAGAGATTGAGTTTGATTTACAAGGAATCGATTTTGAAGTCGAAGGGTCAATCGACCCGCGCGGCATGATGGGGGACCCGTCCGTCCGGACACAATTCAAACGGGTCACGGTTAATGCGAAGGTCACGACATCGGAAACGGAAGAACGGGTCCAGGAATTGCAAAAAATCGTCGATGCCCGTTGTCCGATTTCGACGACACTCGTCGCAGCGGACGTCACCCTTGTCGCAAATTGGACGAAAGCATAA
- a CDS encoding flavodoxin family protein, whose product MINALFLNCSLKSSDELSNTEALINEVIAYYQDFDIESEIVRVVDYNVAYGVTTDEGDGDEWPVIFEKVKAADIVVIGTPLWLGEKSSIATQVVERLYGGSGLTNDQGQYIYYNKVGGVIVTGNEDGAKHASASILYGLSHIGFTIPPNVDTYWVGEAGPGPSFIEADGKNNAFTQGHAKVMAYNLMHFAKLLQAHPIPAEGNVVE is encoded by the coding sequence ATGATCAACGCATTATTTTTGAATTGTTCATTAAAATCGTCAGACGAATTATCGAATACGGAAGCCTTAATCAACGAAGTGATTGCTTATTATCAAGACTTTGACATCGAGTCGGAAATCGTTCGCGTCGTCGATTATAACGTCGCCTATGGCGTGACGACTGACGAGGGAGACGGGGACGAGTGGCCGGTAATCTTTGAAAAGGTAAAGGCTGCTGACATCGTCGTCATCGGGACACCACTCTGGCTCGGCGAGAAAAGCAGTATTGCAACCCAGGTCGTCGAACGACTGTATGGCGGGAGCGGCTTAACGAACGATCAAGGACAATACATCTATTACAACAAAGTCGGGGGAGTCATCGTCACGGGGAACGAGGACGGGGCAAAGCATGCATCGGCGTCCATCCTTTACGGATTGTCGCATATCGGCTTTACGATTCCGCCGAACGTCGATACGTACTGGGTCGGTGAAGCGGGACCCGGTCCGTCCTTCATCGAGGCGGACGGGAAAAACAATGCATTCACGCAAGGGCATGCGAAAGTCATGGCCTACAACTTGATGCATTTCGCGAAGCTGTTGCAAGCCCACCCAATCCCGGCTGAAGGCAACGTCGTTGAATAA
- a CDS encoding GNAT family N-acetyltransferase has protein sequence MRIIETTDVDILARLNRYVHEPHVRQQPHHFKPYDVDAVRAFFTNIAAEALYQFLVLEVEDEAIGYAWIEYVRRAESAFKYADAKVRVHHLCIMDTKQQNGYGRLLLEDIERRAREQGIHKVELDYWMSNDGVEVFYERIGFEKTRQVVAKSLD, from the coding sequence ATGCGAATCATCGAAACAACGGATGTCGACATCCTCGCCCGACTCAACCGGTACGTCCATGAGCCGCATGTGCGTCAGCAACCGCATCATTTTAAGCCGTACGACGTCGATGCCGTCCGTGCTTTTTTTACGAACATCGCCGCGGAAGCGCTGTATCAGTTCCTTGTCCTCGAAGTGGAGGATGAAGCAATCGGTTACGCGTGGATTGAGTACGTCAGACGTGCTGAGAGTGCATTTAAGTATGCAGACGCGAAAGTCCGTGTCCATCACCTCTGTATCATGGATACGAAACAGCAGAATGGCTACGGTCGGCTGTTGCTCGAAGACATTGAACGGCGGGCACGCGAGCAAGGAATACATAAGGTTGAACTCGATTACTGGATGAGTAACGATGGGGTCGAGGTGTTCTACGAACGAATCGGTTTTGAAAAAACGCGGCAGGTCGTCGCGAAGTCGCTCGATTAA
- a CDS encoding ACT domain-containing protein, which yields MNLTVLPEKLSVVRYAVEATLPEWVFQSGSFWNIMKTRDELSVVCETSSIPTDETYLKIESGFRAIKVEGPLDFALTGILSKLIRPLAAHEISIFALSTYDTDYILVKDVTLARTIELLKANGHLIFE from the coding sequence TTGAACTTAACAGTCTTACCAGAAAAATTATCGGTCGTTCGCTATGCGGTTGAAGCCACACTACCAGAATGGGTCTTTCAGAGTGGATCATTTTGGAACATCATGAAAACACGTGATGAGCTATCGGTCGTCTGCGAGACATCCAGTATTCCGACAGACGAGACATACTTAAAAATCGAGTCCGGATTTCGGGCAATCAAGGTCGAAGGTCCACTTGATTTTGCCTTGACGGGTATTTTATCCAAGCTGATTCGTCCACTTGCAGCACATGAAATTAGTATCTTTGCTTTATCCACATATGATACGGACTATATTCTCGTCAAAGATGTCACGCTCGCGCGAACGATTGAACTGCTCAAGGCAAACGGTCATCTCATTTTTGAGTAA
- a CDS encoding alpha/beta hydrolase → MVIKLSPLKPVYYEGGERAVLLLHSFTSNPNDMKPLGRYLQQNQYSCYAPVLSGHSLPAEDLLTYGPADWWQNVRDAYQLLQDKGFEKIAVVGLSLGGVLALKLGQELQVNGIVTLSVPMYKKAGSLQKRLLYYANRYKQIEGKEDKQIESEMEALRHLPVDALTEFEQFVNQTRDNLAQIDSPIRILYGELDAPLYKESAEEIFNRVASDQKSVKGFAQSKHLMTLGKDRNDINEEILTFLNELTW, encoded by the coding sequence ATGGTCATCAAACTATCACCGCTAAAACCCGTCTATTATGAAGGGGGTGAACGCGCCGTTCTCCTCTTACACTCGTTTACGAGTAATCCGAACGACATGAAACCGCTCGGACGTTATTTGCAGCAAAATCAGTATTCGTGTTACGCCCCGGTACTTAGTGGTCATAGCCTGCCGGCAGAAGACCTTCTGACCTATGGACCAGCCGACTGGTGGCAGAATGTGCGCGACGCTTATCAACTGTTGCAGGACAAGGGATTTGAAAAAATCGCCGTCGTCGGACTTTCGCTTGGCGGTGTCCTTGCGTTAAAACTGGGACAGGAATTGCAGGTCAACGGGATCGTGACGCTGTCTGTGCCGATGTACAAGAAAGCCGGTTCCCTGCAAAAACGGCTGTTATATTATGCCAATCGTTATAAACAGATTGAAGGGAAAGAAGACAAGCAAATCGAATCAGAAATGGAAGCGCTCCGTCATCTCCCTGTTGATGCATTGACTGAATTCGAACAGTTCGTTAACCAAACACGGGACAACTTGGCGCAAATCGATTCGCCGATTCGCATCCTGTACGGAGAATTAGACGCGCCCCTGTACAAAGAAAGTGCCGAGGAGATTTTTAACCGCGTGGCGTCAGACCAGAAATCAGTCAAAGGATTTGCCCAATCAAAACATTTGATGACGTTAGGTAAGGACAGAAACGACATCAATGAAGAGATTCTTACCTTCTTAAACGAGCTGACGTGGTAG
- a CDS encoding ring-cleaving dioxygenase: MNELKGIHHVTAITSSAEKNYAFFTNVLGMRLVKKTVNQDDIQTYHLFFADDKGSAGTDMTFFDFPGIPKGTHGTNEIFKTAFRVPTDEALQYWIKRFDKYDVKHRGIKEQFGKQTLSFVDFDDQQYMLISDELNEGIASGTPWQNGPVPLEFAITGLGPIHIRIAEFDRLKDVLEKAMLMREIDQAGSLHLFEMGQGGNGAQVIVEHNLLLPSGRQGFGTVHHVAFRVEDTAALNEWIERMHQLQFNTSGYVDRFFFESLYARVARGVLFEWATDGPGFLGDEPYETVGEKLSLPPFLESQRQQIEQMVRPIDTVRSTRTIEKEYL; encoded by the coding sequence ATGAACGAACTAAAAGGAATCCACCACGTGACAGCGATTACGAGCAGTGCCGAGAAAAACTATGCGTTCTTCACAAATGTCTTAGGGATGCGTCTCGTCAAGAAGACCGTCAACCAGGATGACATTCAGACGTATCACCTCTTTTTTGCTGACGATAAAGGGTCTGCCGGGACGGATATGACATTCTTTGATTTCCCGGGCATCCCAAAAGGAACACACGGTACAAATGAAATCTTTAAAACCGCTTTCCGCGTGCCGACGGACGAAGCACTTCAGTACTGGATCAAACGGTTTGATAAATACGACGTCAAACATCGCGGCATCAAGGAACAGTTCGGGAAGCAGACCCTCTCGTTCGTCGATTTCGACGACCAGCAGTATATGCTGATTTCAGACGAGTTGAACGAAGGCATCGCCTCCGGAACGCCATGGCAAAACGGTCCCGTTCCATTAGAATTCGCGATTACGGGCTTAGGTCCGATTCACATCCGGATTGCGGAATTCGATCGGTTAAAAGACGTCTTGGAAAAAGCGATGCTGATGCGGGAAATCGATCAGGCCGGTTCCCTGCACCTCTTTGAAATGGGTCAAGGCGGAAACGGCGCCCAGGTCATCGTCGAACATAACCTGTTACTGCCGAGTGGACGCCAAGGGTTTGGCACCGTCCACCACGTCGCGTTCCGCGTCGAAGACACGGCTGCCTTAAATGAATGGATCGAGCGGATGCACCAGTTACAATTCAACACATCCGGCTACGTCGACCGGTTTTTCTTTGAATCCCTCTATGCCCGTGTCGCCCGCGGTGTGTTGTTCGAATGGGCGACAGACGGTCCTGGTTTCCTAGGCGATGAGCCGTATGAAACGGTCGGAGAAAAGTTATCCTTACCCCCATTCCTCGAATCACAACGGCAACAAATCGAACAAATGGTCCGTCCGATCGATACCGTCCGAAGCACACGGACGATTGAAAAAGAATACCTTTAA
- a CDS encoding methyl-accepting chemotaxis protein, giving the protein MTTPLSNEKTLSSTHVLEALKTNVAMIRFDVQRRVVDVNDLFAKTMKYRRNEMIGMHHHLFCPTEFVNSPAYQELWNKLLSGFSAADKIKRIDSQGNAIWLEATYMPIYENDQVVGVVKIASDITSRQETIEEYATSFEEIATHLDERSFQGKQESEELKRTIEKMATDAKNNLQTLANLQAQSSEITKIAGTIKEIAAQTNLLSLNASIEAARAGEHGSGFNVVAMEVRNLSKLVELAVVNVRTTTDDMNKELSRIESGITRANEDASSSVRVMEETLSRFDTVSHAAETLNQTSKKFTTII; this is encoded by the coding sequence TTGACTACACCCCTTTCAAACGAAAAAACACTCTCATCTACACATGTCCTAGAAGCCTTAAAAACAAATGTCGCCATGATCCGGTTTGACGTACAACGCCGTGTCGTCGACGTCAATGATTTGTTCGCGAAAACGATGAAATACCGCCGTAACGAAATGATTGGTATGCACCATCACCTGTTTTGTCCAACGGAATTCGTCAACAGTCCTGCTTACCAGGAACTTTGGAATAAATTATTGAGCGGTTTTAGTGCCGCTGACAAAATCAAGCGGATTGATTCGCAAGGCAATGCGATTTGGCTCGAAGCGACGTATATGCCGATTTACGAAAATGATCAGGTCGTAGGCGTCGTCAAGATTGCGTCAGACATTACGTCGCGTCAGGAAACGATTGAAGAATATGCAACATCCTTCGAAGAAATCGCGACACATCTCGATGAGCGTTCGTTTCAAGGAAAGCAAGAAAGTGAAGAATTGAAGCGGACGATTGAAAAAATGGCGACGGATGCCAAAAACAATTTGCAGACGTTAGCGAACTTACAAGCACAATCGTCGGAAATCACAAAAATCGCGGGGACGATTAAAGAAATCGCTGCCCAAACGAACTTGTTGTCTTTGAATGCCTCGATTGAAGCAGCGCGCGCGGGTGAACACGGGAGTGGATTTAACGTCGTTGCGATGGAAGTCAGAAACCTTTCGAAACTCGTCGAACTCGCCGTCGTTAACGTCCGGACGACGACCGATGACATGAACAAGGAATTAAGCCGGATTGAAAGCGGGATTACCCGGGCGAACGAAGATGCTTCGTCAAGCGTCCGCGTCATGGAAGAGACGTTAAGCCGGTTTGATACAGTCAGTCATGCGGCCGAGACCTTGAATCAAACTTCGAAAAAATTCACGACCATTATCTAA
- a CDS encoding MarR family winged helix-turn-helix transcriptional regulator — protein sequence MEQPNPNLKALTVMVRAVDALHEVIKQDVAKSGLNPTDFSVLELLYHKGRQPIQLIGKKVLITSSSITYVINKLEKKNYVVRQACPTDGRVTFAELTAEGRKLMDTIFPEHEQVINQVFQGIDPSDIEALIKTAKKIGLQAKNQ from the coding sequence ATGGAACAGCCGAATCCGAACTTAAAAGCGTTGACCGTCATGGTTCGGGCCGTCGATGCCCTTCATGAAGTCATCAAACAGGATGTCGCGAAGTCCGGACTAAATCCGACTGATTTTTCCGTCCTCGAGTTGCTGTACCATAAAGGAAGGCAACCGATTCAACTGATTGGTAAAAAAGTCTTGATTACGAGCAGCAGTATCACCTATGTCATCAATAAGCTTGAAAAAAAGAACTACGTCGTCCGACAGGCGTGTCCGACTGATGGACGCGTGACATTTGCCGAACTGACAGCTGAAGGTCGAAAATTAATGGACACGATTTTTCCGGAACACGAACAGGTAATCAATCAAGTCTTCCAAGGAATTGATCCGTCTGACATCGAAGCGTTGATTAAGACCGCTAAAAAAATTGGACTTCAAGCAAAAAATCAGTAA